From Streptomyces durmitorensis, a single genomic window includes:
- a CDS encoding GNAT family N-acetyltransferase — MAPTLPPPGRRQIGVRTQIWPEYGGGVTTLRTAHTHDLDPTELRAARALMDEAFDGDFSDQDWDHGLGGVHALVHDGSGLLLAHGSVVQRRILHDGRSLRVGYVEAVAVRPDRQRQGLGGQVMGVLERVIDRAYALGALSASDEGQRLYLARGWREWKGTVGTLGPEGVIHMPDEDPPLLWGADLDPAHELLVDWRDGDIF; from the coding sequence ATGGCACCGACTCTGCCGCCGCCCGGCCGCCGGCAAATCGGCGTGCGTACTCAGATATGGCCTGAGTACGGTGGTGGGGTGACCACGCTGCGTACGGCCCATACCCACGATCTCGACCCCACCGAACTGCGCGCCGCACGCGCCCTGATGGACGAGGCGTTCGACGGGGACTTCAGTGATCAGGACTGGGACCACGGCCTCGGCGGTGTGCACGCCCTCGTGCACGACGGCTCCGGCCTCCTCCTCGCGCACGGCTCCGTGGTGCAGCGCCGGATCCTGCACGACGGCCGTTCGCTGCGCGTCGGTTACGTCGAAGCGGTCGCCGTCCGTCCCGACCGGCAGCGGCAGGGCCTGGGCGGGCAGGTGATGGGTGTCCTGGAGCGCGTCATCGACCGTGCGTACGCGCTGGGCGCGCTCTCGGCGTCGGACGAGGGGCAGCGGCTCTACCTCGCGCGCGGCTGGCGGGAGTGGAAGGGCACGGTCGGCACCCTCGGCCCCGAGGGCGTGATCCACATGCCGGACGAGGATCCCCCGCTGCTCTGGGGCGCCGACCTGGACCCGGCGCACGAACTCCTCGTCGACTGGCGCGACGGGGACATCTTCTGA
- a CDS encoding CDP-alcohol phosphatidyltransferase family protein, whose product MNGLYALKPWYADRLSGVRGALARREVSPDVLTMAGVLCAAGAAAALAWLPVPFAALPVAVLLAARLAFANLDGALARDTGRTTRRGALLNELGDRAADLAMLAGFLTLAPLWLVATAGLAATLPSWVSLAGAAAGAPRLNGGPVGKTERCALVVLAAASGWVVPVLVVVAAGSVLTAGLRLARLWRELGHAHPEVRR is encoded by the coding sequence ATGAACGGCCTCTACGCTCTCAAGCCCTGGTACGCGGACCGGTTGTCCGGCGTACGCGGCGCGCTCGCCCGCCGCGAGGTGTCGCCCGACGTCCTCACCATGGCGGGTGTGCTCTGCGCGGCGGGCGCGGCGGCGGCACTGGCTTGGCTGCCGGTGCCGTTCGCCGCGCTTCCCGTGGCGGTGCTGCTCGCCGCCCGGCTCGCCTTCGCGAACCTCGACGGCGCGCTGGCCCGCGACACGGGCCGCACGACCCGGCGCGGCGCGCTCCTGAACGAACTGGGCGACCGCGCCGCCGATCTGGCCATGCTCGCGGGCTTCCTCACCCTGGCCCCGCTGTGGCTGGTGGCGACGGCGGGCCTCGCGGCGACGCTGCCCTCGTGGGTGTCGCTCGCGGGCGCTGCGGCGGGCGCGCCCCGCCTGAACGGGGGCCCGGTCGGCAAGACGGAGCGCTGCGCCCTCGTGGTCCTCGCGGCGGCTTCGGGGTGGGTCGTGCCGGTGCTCGTGGTGGTCGCCGCGGGTTCGGTGCTCACGGCGGGGCTTCGACTGGCGCGGCTGTGGCGCGAGTTGGGCCACGCTCACCCGGAGGTCCGGCGATGA
- a CDS encoding phosphatidate cytidylyltransferase, which yields MSAAFIAGEAAGRAVPVVAGVLGAGGVAVAALPSRVRMRGELRKRWRTWALAAPLFLGAFFLGRAGAFALAAGLGVVAMGEYARMAGLPRGERAVLGVSAVAVPGIAWAAPGALDLRTAGALLIAAAGVALFAGDAAQGFTRASRTVFGLLWIPVSLSGLVLLGDTAVAVGVAVAFGDVGAWCGGTALGRRGLLSRPLSPLSPNKTWAGVAGAAAATAAALAAVGAFSLVLWAAVLVGCVLGDLLESMVKREAGVKDAGSWLPGFGGLLDRIDSLLVALLLTMVVTL from the coding sequence ATGAGCGCCGCGTTCATCGCCGGGGAGGCCGCCGGGCGGGCCGTGCCCGTGGTCGCCGGAGTACTCGGCGCCGGAGGAGTGGCCGTCGCCGCGCTGCCCTCGCGGGTGCGGATGCGGGGTGAGCTGCGCAAGCGGTGGCGGACCTGGGCGCTGGCCGCGCCGCTCTTCCTCGGGGCGTTCTTCCTGGGCCGGGCGGGGGCGTTCGCGCTCGCGGCCGGGCTCGGGGTGGTCGCCATGGGCGAGTACGCGCGGATGGCGGGCCTCCCGCGGGGCGAGCGTGCGGTGCTCGGGGTGTCCGCCGTGGCGGTGCCGGGCATCGCCTGGGCCGCGCCCGGCGCCCTTGATCTGCGGACGGCCGGTGCGCTGCTGATCGCTGCCGCCGGGGTGGCCCTCTTCGCCGGGGACGCCGCGCAGGGCTTCACCAGGGCGAGCCGGACGGTGTTCGGACTCCTCTGGATTCCCGTCTCGCTGAGCGGGCTCGTGCTGCTCGGCGACACCGCCGTGGCGGTGGGCGTCGCGGTGGCGTTCGGGGACGTGGGGGCGTGGTGCGGGGGTACGGCGCTCGGCCGCAGGGGGCTCCTGTCCCGGCCGCTCTCGCCGCTCTCCCCCAACAAGACCTGGGCGGGGGTGGCGGGCGCCGCGGCCGCGACCGCCGCCGCGCTGGCCGCGGTCGGCGCGTTCTCCCTCGTGCTGTGGGCCGCGGTGCTCGTCGGCTGCGTACTCGGGGACCTCCTGGAGTCGATGGTCAAGCGCGAGGCGGGCGTGAAGGACGCGGGGAGCTGGCTGCCGGGGTTCGGCGGGCTGCTCGACCGGATCGATTCGCTGCTGGTCGCTCTGCTTCTGACAATGGTGGTGACGCTGTGA
- a CDS encoding lysophospholipid acyltransferase family protein: protein MEDELGAAGDPRRPKRGAARLRRALWWTLLTLTGGVERRGQLPPGGCVVVANHSSHADTAALLAALDARHAPAIGAAADYWFASPWRKRICSRLAAGFPVRRTGGGMDDLLSRADALRAGGAVVLFPEGTRARAGELGAFHKGALILARQADVPIVPVSIDGTARLLPKHGKLRPTLVRVRIGAPLPPDTTPQAARDAVAELHRRTEGEPLRDSATRRRTAAVIGSRWGLAAAFAWAFAEALSWPLMPELFLAIACVAVPRRALKLSLTALAGSLAGGLLALQLAASGVQLPHPLTTDRMRAEVRSELAAEGAAAVRHQPWNGIPFKVYAREAGLADVAPQDWLAHSALSRGSRTLTVGLAFGAFGFLVHRLRRFYGLYLALLGVGFTTGLSLIVTGWS, encoded by the coding sequence ATTGAGGACGAACTCGGCGCAGCCGGTGATCCGCGGCGCCCGAAGCGGGGCGCGGCCCGGCTCCGCCGCGCCCTGTGGTGGACCCTGCTCACCCTCACCGGAGGGGTGGAGCGGCGCGGTCAACTCCCGCCCGGGGGCTGCGTCGTCGTGGCGAACCACTCCTCCCACGCGGACACCGCCGCCCTCCTCGCGGCGCTCGACGCCCGCCACGCGCCCGCGATAGGCGCCGCCGCCGACTACTGGTTCGCCTCCCCCTGGCGGAAGCGGATCTGCAGCCGCCTCGCCGCGGGGTTCCCCGTGCGCCGTACCGGGGGCGGCATGGACGACCTGTTGTCCAGGGCGGACGCCCTGCGCGCGGGCGGAGCCGTGGTCCTCTTCCCCGAAGGAACCCGCGCGCGGGCCGGCGAACTGGGCGCCTTCCACAAGGGCGCTCTGATCCTCGCCCGGCAGGCGGACGTACCCATCGTGCCGGTCTCCATCGACGGCACGGCCCGCCTCCTGCCCAAGCACGGCAAGCTCCGCCCCACCCTGGTGAGGGTCCGCATCGGGGCCCCGCTGCCCCCGGACACCACACCGCAGGCGGCGCGTGACGCGGTGGCGGAGCTTCATCGGCGTACGGAGGGAGAACCGCTCAGGGACTCCGCAACGCGCAGGCGAACGGCCGCCGTCATCGGCTCCCGCTGGGGCCTCGCCGCGGCCTTCGCCTGGGCGTTCGCCGAGGCGCTGAGCTGGCCCCTGATGCCGGAGCTGTTCCTGGCGATCGCCTGCGTGGCGGTGCCGCGCCGGGCCCTGAAACTGTCCCTCACGGCGCTCGCGGGAAGCCTGGCGGGCGGCCTGCTCGCCCTTCAACTGGCCGCTTCGGGCGTGCAGTTGCCGCACCCTCTGACCACGGACAGGATGCGCGCGGAGGTACGCAGCGAGCTCGCCGCCGAGGGCGCGGCAGCCGTCCGCCACCAGCCCTGGAACGGCATCCCCTTCAAGGTGTACGCACGCGAGGCGGGCCTCGCCGACGTCGCGCCGCAGGACTGGCTGGCCCACTCGGCCCTCTCCCGCGGCTCCCGCACCCTCACGGTGGGCCTCGCCTTCGGTGCCTTCGGGTTCCTCGTGCACCGGCTCCGGCGGTTCTACGGTCTGTATCTGGCCTTGCTGGGCGTCGGTTTCACGACCGGGCTCTCATTGATCGTGACGGGATGGAGCTGA
- a CDS encoding nitroreductase family protein: MADETAERPWTPIHGEPYRSVPYRPERMSEAQSLAHAAELRTRMRERRTVRQFAPDPVPPQVVRDAIACAATAPSGAHQQPWTFVLVQDPEVRRLIREAAEHEERVSYDGRLGEEWLAALRPLGTDEVKPHLTDAPALVVVFQQRYWLGEDGTKHKHYYVDESVGIAVGMLLSALHLSGLAALIHTPSPMRFLSQVLGRPENEKAFAVIPVGYPAPDCQVPDLVRKSLDQVLVEV; this comes from the coding sequence ATGGCTGACGAGACCGCAGAACGACCCTGGACCCCCATCCACGGCGAGCCCTACCGCTCCGTTCCGTACCGCCCCGAGCGCATGTCCGAAGCCCAATCCCTCGCGCACGCCGCCGAGTTGCGCACCCGGATGCGGGAGCGGCGCACGGTGCGGCAGTTCGCGCCCGACCCGGTGCCCCCGCAGGTCGTGCGGGACGCCATCGCGTGCGCGGCGACGGCGCCGTCCGGCGCGCACCAGCAGCCGTGGACGTTCGTCCTGGTCCAGGACCCGGAGGTACGCCGCCTCATCCGCGAGGCCGCGGAGCACGAGGAGCGCGTGTCGTACGACGGGCGTCTGGGCGAGGAGTGGCTCGCCGCGCTGCGTCCGCTCGGCACGGACGAGGTGAAGCCGCATCTGACGGACGCGCCCGCGCTCGTCGTCGTCTTCCAGCAGCGCTACTGGCTGGGCGAGGACGGCACCAAGCACAAGCACTACTACGTCGACGAGTCGGTCGGCATCGCCGTGGGGATGCTGCTGTCCGCCCTGCATCTGTCGGGCCTCGCCGCGCTGATCCACACGCCGAGCCCGATGCGGTTCCTTTCGCAGGTGCTCGGCCGTCCGGAGAACGAGAAGGCGTTCGCGGTGATCCCCGTGGGCTATCCGGCGCCGGACTGCCAGGTCCCCGATCTGGTCAGGAAATCGCTGGATCAGGTGCTGGTGGAGGTCTGA
- a CDS encoding alkene reductase — MTNTELLTPYSAPTTHGLRLPNRIVMAPMSRHRATDDGTPLPVVADHYAQRAGAGLIVTEGIWPASGGQSDWRIPGLETPAHIAGWRAVTEAVHGAGGRIYAQLMHGGRKGHPLARVDGDLPAGPSAVLVPGRVHVSGGRKADPVVPRAMTRDEIHTAVRDHVTAARNAIAAGFDGVELHGANSYLIHQFLADNTNFRDDEYGRGSIADRIRFAVEVTRAVADAIGAHRLGLRLSPGNPQFGMAEADPGPVYRALLDELDGLGLAYLHLTDNADYPALTDLRPHWHGTLIANVGENGDPTTREAGEAVLAEGLADLVSYGRAFISNPDLPERFAVGAPLQEIDAAHLYTHGAEGYTDYPALERELVSAQTSTST, encoded by the coding sequence ATGACGAACACCGAGCTCCTCACACCGTATTCCGCACCCACGACCCACGGCCTGCGTCTGCCCAATCGCATCGTCATGGCCCCCATGAGCCGCCACCGCGCCACCGACGACGGCACTCCACTCCCCGTCGTCGCCGACCACTACGCCCAGCGAGCCGGCGCGGGCCTCATCGTCACCGAGGGCATCTGGCCCGCGAGCGGCGGACAGAGCGACTGGCGGATTCCGGGCCTGGAGACTCCCGCCCATATCGCGGGCTGGCGCGCGGTGACCGAGGCGGTGCACGGGGCCGGCGGCAGGATCTACGCCCAGCTCATGCACGGCGGCCGCAAGGGCCACCCCCTGGCCCGGGTCGACGGTGACCTCCCCGCGGGGCCGTCCGCGGTGCTCGTCCCGGGCCGTGTCCATGTGAGTGGCGGAAGGAAGGCCGATCCGGTCGTTCCGCGTGCGATGACCCGGGACGAGATCCACACCGCCGTCCGTGATCACGTCACCGCGGCCCGCAACGCCATCGCAGCCGGCTTCGACGGGGTCGAACTCCACGGCGCCAACAGCTACTTGATCCACCAGTTCCTCGCCGACAACACCAACTTCCGCGACGACGAGTACGGTCGGGGCTCGATCGCCGACCGCATCCGCTTCGCCGTCGAGGTGACCCGTGCCGTCGCCGACGCCATCGGTGCCCACCGCCTCGGCCTGCGTCTCTCGCCCGGCAACCCCCAGTTCGGCATGGCGGAGGCCGACCCCGGCCCCGTCTACCGCGCGCTCCTCGACGAGCTCGACGGCCTGGGCCTCGCCTACCTCCACCTCACCGACAACGCCGACTACCCCGCCCTCACCGACCTGCGGCCCCACTGGCACGGCACCCTCATCGCCAACGTCGGCGAGAACGGTGACCCGACCACCCGTGAGGCGGGCGAGGCGGTCCTCGCCGAAGGCCTGGCGGACCTCGTCTCGTACGGGCGGGCCTTCATCTCCAACCCCGACCTGCCGGAGCGGTTCGCGGTGGGTGCGCCGCTCCAGGAGATCGACGCGGCGCACCTCTACACCCACGGGGCCGAGGGCTACACCGACTACCCCGCCCTCGAACGCGAGCTGGTCTCCGCTCAGACCTCCACCAGCACCTGA
- a CDS encoding MerR family transcriptional regulator: protein MRIGELAERTAVSERSLRYYEKQGLLHADRTAGGHRDYPEAAVDRVVHIQELFAAGLCSAKIVQLLPCMRDQDGGPSETATPWLVDELTEERARIDRQVADLLRAREVLNEVITAATGASR from the coding sequence ATGAGGATCGGCGAGCTGGCGGAGCGTACCGCGGTGAGTGAGCGGTCCCTTCGCTACTACGAGAAGCAGGGCCTGCTGCACGCGGACCGCACGGCGGGCGGCCACCGCGACTACCCGGAGGCGGCGGTCGACCGGGTCGTCCACATCCAGGAGCTGTTCGCGGCGGGCCTGTGCAGCGCGAAGATCGTGCAGCTGCTGCCGTGCATGCGGGACCAGGACGGCGGCCCGTCGGAGACGGCGACGCCATGGCTGGTGGACGAGCTGACCGAGGAGCGGGCCAGGATCGACCGCCAGGTGGCGGACCTGCTGCGGGCGCGGGAGGTCCTGAACGAAGTGATCACGGCGGCGACGGGCGCGAGCCGCTGA
- a CDS encoding alpha/beta fold hydrolase: MSSSQQARTHHRSTTVRGHEIFYRDAGPADAPVLLLLHGFPTSSHMFRDLIPRLAHRYRVIAPDHIGFGRSAAPSARDFTYTFAELADITAEFTEQLGLTRFALYVQDYGAPIGLRLALTHPERVTAIVTQNGNAYEEGLGTEAWAPVFAYIGDPNEKTAAPVREIRSPEGIKWQYTHGVPDQSLLNPDAWHHDAALMAREGQDEIQLSLIGDYGSNIDLYPDFQEYFRTSQVPLLATWGAHDQIFVPQGALAFLRDLPEAEVHLLPAGHFALETHAAQIGGLIDDFLTRRLP, translated from the coding sequence ATGAGCAGCTCGCAGCAGGCCCGCACCCACCACCGCTCCACCACCGTCCGCGGGCACGAGATCTTCTACCGCGACGCGGGCCCCGCCGACGCCCCGGTCCTCCTCCTGCTGCACGGCTTCCCCACCAGCTCCCACATGTTCCGCGACCTCATCCCCCGCCTCGCCCACCGCTACCGCGTCATCGCCCCGGACCACATCGGCTTCGGCCGCTCCGCCGCCCCTTCCGCGCGGGACTTCACGTACACCTTCGCCGAACTCGCCGACATCACCGCAGAGTTCACCGAGCAGCTGGGCCTGACCCGCTTCGCGCTCTACGTCCAGGACTACGGCGCCCCCATCGGCCTGCGCCTCGCGCTCACGCACCCGGAGCGCGTCACCGCGATCGTCACGCAGAACGGCAACGCGTACGAGGAGGGCCTCGGCACCGAGGCGTGGGCGCCGGTCTTCGCGTACATCGGCGACCCGAACGAGAAGACCGCCGCGCCCGTACGGGAGATCCGCTCCCCGGAAGGCATCAAGTGGCAGTACACGCACGGGGTTCCTGACCAGAGCCTGCTGAACCCGGACGCCTGGCACCACGACGCCGCGCTGATGGCCCGCGAAGGCCAGGACGAGATCCAGCTCTCTCTGATCGGCGACTACGGCAGCAACATCGATCTGTACCCCGACTTCCAGGAGTACTTCCGCACCTCACAGGTCCCGCTGCTCGCGACCTGGGGCGCCCACGACCAGATCTTCGTGCCACAGGGCGCGCTCGCCTTCCTGCGTGATCTGCCGGAGGCCGAGGTGCACTTGCTGCCCGCCGGGCACTTCGCCCTGGAGACGCACGCCGCGCAGATCGGCGGGCTTATCGACGACTTCCTGACCCGGCGCCTGCCCTGA
- the pruA gene encoding L-glutamate gamma-semialdehyde dehydrogenase has protein sequence MDAVTQVPAPVNEPVHGYAPGSPERARLETKLKELSENPIELPMTIGGVKRLGGGEPFKVVQPHNHQAVIGNGRGATSQDAQDAIDAALAAAPAWRAMSFDDRAAIILRAAELLSTTWRETLAASTMLGQSKTAQQAEIDTPCELVDFWRFNVKYARDLLAEQPPANSTGVWNRLDHRPLEGFVYAITPFNFTAIAGNLPTAPALMGNVVVWKPSPTQTHAAVLLMQLLEEAGLPKGVINLVTGDGIAVSEVALTHRDLAGIHFTGSTPTFQHLWKTVGENIANYRTYPRLVGETGGKDFVVAHPSADRAVLKTALTRGSFEFQGQKCSASSRAYVPASIWNSGFKEEFAAEVDGIKMGDVTDLSNFIGAVIDERAFAKNKAAIDRAAADPTCTIVAGGTYDDSVGYFVRPTVVECSDPANEVFTTEYFGPFLAIHVYEDDKYDEMLAQMESASDYALTGSVIAGDRAAAAHTMEKLRYAAGNFYINDKSTGAVVGQQPFGGGRASGTNDKAGAPQNLQRWTLTRAIKETLVSPTEYGYPHMG, from the coding sequence ATGGACGCTGTGACCCAGGTCCCCGCGCCGGTCAACGAGCCGGTGCACGGCTACGCCCCCGGTTCCCCGGAGCGTGCCCGCCTCGAGACCAAGCTCAAGGAGCTCTCCGAGAACCCCATCGAGCTGCCGATGACCATCGGCGGCGTCAAGCGCCTCGGTGGCGGCGAGCCCTTCAAGGTCGTGCAGCCGCACAACCACCAGGCCGTCATCGGCAACGGCCGCGGCGCCACCTCGCAGGACGCCCAGGACGCGATCGACGCCGCCCTCGCCGCCGCCCCGGCGTGGCGCGCGATGTCCTTCGACGACCGCGCCGCGATCATCCTGCGCGCCGCCGAGCTGCTCTCCACGACGTGGCGCGAGACGCTCGCCGCGTCCACGATGCTCGGCCAGTCGAAGACCGCGCAGCAGGCCGAGATCGACACTCCCTGTGAGCTCGTCGACTTCTGGCGCTTCAACGTCAAGTACGCCCGTGACCTGCTCGCCGAGCAGCCCCCGGCGAACTCGACCGGCGTCTGGAACCGCCTGGACCACCGCCCGCTCGAGGGCTTCGTCTACGCGATCACCCCCTTCAACTTCACCGCGATCGCCGGTAACCTCCCCACCGCCCCGGCCCTCATGGGCAACGTGGTCGTGTGGAAGCCGTCCCCGACGCAGACGCACGCCGCCGTGCTGCTCATGCAGCTCCTGGAGGAGGCGGGCCTGCCCAAGGGCGTCATCAACCTGGTGACCGGTGACGGCATCGCCGTCTCCGAGGTGGCCCTGACCCACCGCGACCTGGCGGGCATCCACTTCACCGGCTCGACCCCGACCTTCCAGCACCTGTGGAAGACGGTCGGCGAGAACATCGCCAACTACCGCACGTACCCGCGCCTGGTCGGCGAGACCGGCGGCAAGGACTTCGTCGTCGCGCACCCCAGTGCCGACCGCGCCGTCCTCAAGACGGCCCTGACCCGTGGCTCCTTCGAGTTCCAGGGCCAGAAGTGCAGCGCGTCGTCGCGTGCGTACGTCCCCGCCTCGATCTGGAACTCCGGCTTCAAGGAGGAGTTCGCGGCCGAGGTCGACGGCATCAAGATGGGTGACGTCACCGATCTGTCGAACTTCATCGGCGCCGTCATCGACGAGCGTGCGTTCGCCAAGAACAAGGCGGCCATCGACCGTGCGGCGGCCGACCCGACCTGCACGATCGTCGCGGGCGGCACGTACGACGACTCGGTGGGCTACTTCGTCCGTCCGACCGTCGTCGAGTGCTCGGACCCGGCCAACGAGGTCTTCACGACCGAGTACTTCGGTCCGTTCCTGGCGATCCACGTCTACGAGGACGACAAGTACGACGAGATGCTGGCCCAGATGGAGTCGGCTTCGGACTACGCCCTGACGGGTTCGGTCATCGCGGGTGACCGCGCGGCCGCCGCCCACACGATGGAGAAGCTTCGCTACGCCGCGGGCAACTTCTACATCAACGACAAGTCGACCGGTGCCGTGGTCGGGCAGCAGCCCTTCGGTGGCGGTCGTGCCTCGGGCACGAACGACAAGGCGGGTGCGCCGCAGAATCTGCAGCGGTGGACGCTGACCCGTGCCATCAAGGAGACGCTGGTGTCGCCGACGGAGTACGGCTACCCGCACATGGGCTGA
- a CDS encoding proline dehydrogenase family protein — translation MLGPVILAASRSDQMRRFVSAAPGTKQVVDRFIAGETVDQVVPIITESVDQGLEVTLDVVGEDITTPEQAAAARDAYLELVERLKDLGLGTKAEMSVKLSSFGQALEGGHELALANVRPVVIAAAQIGTTVTLDAEDHTTLDSMFAIHEELRKDFPQTGCVIQSYLFRTEDDARRLAAAGSRVRIVKGAYKEPAEVAYQDKAEIDKAYVRIMRILMEGAGYPMIGSHDPRLISIAQELGRRAGRKLDEYEFQMLYGIRSDEHLRLAAEGHRMRVYTAYGTDWYGYFMRRLAEKPANLLFFARSILTKG, via the coding sequence GTGCTGGGTCCCGTGATCCTCGCCGCGTCGCGCAGCGACCAGATGCGCCGTTTCGTCTCGGCGGCCCCGGGCACCAAGCAGGTCGTCGACCGCTTCATCGCCGGTGAGACGGTGGACCAGGTGGTCCCGATCATCACGGAATCGGTCGACCAGGGCCTGGAGGTCACCCTCGACGTCGTCGGCGAGGACATCACCACGCCCGAGCAGGCCGCCGCCGCGCGCGACGCCTACCTGGAGCTCGTCGAGCGCCTCAAGGACCTCGGCCTCGGCACCAAGGCCGAGATGTCCGTCAAGCTCTCCAGCTTCGGCCAGGCCCTGGAGGGCGGCCACGAGCTGGCGCTCGCCAACGTCCGCCCGGTGGTCATCGCCGCCGCCCAGATCGGCACCACGGTCACCCTGGACGCCGAGGACCACACCACCCTCGACTCGATGTTCGCCATCCACGAGGAGCTGCGGAAGGACTTCCCGCAGACCGGCTGCGTCATCCAGTCCTACCTCTTCCGCACCGAGGACGACGCCCGCCGCCTGGCCGCCGCGGGCAGCCGCGTACGCATCGTGAAGGGCGCCTACAAGGAGCCCGCCGAGGTCGCGTACCAGGACAAGGCGGAGATCGACAAGGCGTACGTGCGGATCATGCGCATCCTCATGGAGGGCGCCGGGTACCCGATGATCGGGTCCCACGACCCGCGTCTGATCTCCATCGCACAGGAGCTCGGGCGCCGTGCCGGGCGCAAACTGGACGAGTACGAGTTCCAGATGCTGTACGGCATCCGCAGCGACGAGCACCTGCGGCTCGCGGCCGAGGGCCACCGGATGCGCGTCTACACCGCCTACGGCACCGACTGGTACGGATACTTCATGCGCCGCCTCGCGGAGAAGCCGGCCAACCTGCTCTTCTTCGCCCGCTCCATCCTCACCAAGGGCTGA
- a CDS encoding PucR family transcriptional regulator translates to MDSVKGDYQELVDEISALLGAPATLENRDFELIAFGAHDSGGDTDFDATALDPVRTRSILTRRSTAGVRTWFESFGITRATAPIRIPPTPEAGVHRGRICLPVRHRGFALGYVWLLDDDPGPTDAQLTAAMEVATRIGALLADEAQAGADLTREFRAVLTAERGWQRDMAVADLRTALGPRGEGLHAVVCVAPWPSADPDDAPSVRTVQGATALCTVPWGTAGQSLAVLVRLRSADVLTPAVSAATRLLEAAKGASAGIASARHGLEELGAAWWEASTAARAARAEPRFAPVAQWSDVGPYRLLTSLPAEAAQDPVARALLSPAHRELARTAEVFLDCAGQAGRTAAELGIHRQTLYYRLSRVEQLTGLDLDDGEDRLLLHMVLKASRL, encoded by the coding sequence ATGGACAGTGTGAAAGGCGATTACCAGGAACTGGTCGACGAGATCTCAGCCCTGCTCGGCGCCCCCGCGACGCTGGAGAACCGCGATTTCGAGCTGATCGCCTTCGGCGCGCACGACAGCGGCGGCGACACGGACTTCGACGCGACGGCTCTCGACCCGGTGCGCACCCGCTCGATCCTCACGCGCCGCTCGACGGCCGGGGTCCGCACCTGGTTCGAGAGCTTCGGCATCACCCGCGCGACGGCCCCGATCCGCATCCCGCCCACCCCGGAGGCGGGCGTCCACCGCGGGCGGATCTGCCTTCCCGTACGGCATCGGGGGTTCGCCCTGGGATACGTATGGCTGCTCGACGACGATCCGGGGCCCACGGACGCCCAGCTGACCGCCGCCATGGAGGTCGCCACGCGGATCGGCGCGCTGCTCGCCGACGAGGCGCAGGCGGGCGCCGATCTGACCCGGGAGTTCCGGGCCGTCCTGACCGCCGAGCGCGGCTGGCAGCGGGACATGGCGGTGGCCGATCTGCGCACGGCCCTCGGCCCGCGCGGCGAAGGCCTGCACGCGGTGGTGTGCGTGGCCCCCTGGCCCTCCGCCGACCCGGACGACGCACCGTCCGTCCGTACGGTGCAGGGGGCCACCGCCCTGTGCACCGTGCCCTGGGGCACGGCCGGCCAGAGCCTCGCCGTCCTGGTCAGGCTGCGTTCGGCGGACGTGCTCACCCCCGCGGTCTCGGCGGCCACGCGGCTCCTGGAGGCGGCGAAGGGCGCGTCGGCGGGAATCGCGAGCGCCCGGCACGGCCTGGAGGAGCTGGGCGCCGCCTGGTGGGAGGCGTCGACGGCGGCCCGCGCGGCCCGCGCCGAACCCCGCTTCGCCCCGGTGGCCCAGTGGTCGGACGTGGGCCCCTACCGCCTGCTCACGTCCCTGCCCGCCGAGGCCGCCCAGGACCCGGTGGCCCGCGCGCTCCTCTCCCCCGCCCACCGCGAACTGGCCCGCACGGCCGAGGTTTTCCTCGACTGTGCGGGCCAAGCGGGCCGCACGGCTGCGGAGTTGGGCATCCACCGCCAGACGCTCTACTACCGCCTCTCGCGCGTGGAGCAGCTCACGGGCCTCGACCTGGACGACGGCGAGGACCGGCTGCTGCTGCACATGGTCCTGAAAGCGTCACGACTGTAA